A DNA window from Acetilactobacillus jinshanensis contains the following coding sequences:
- a CDS encoding oxidoreductase — protein MVILITGASSGMGKQVAILLAKAGNTVYGGARHLDKMKDLEKLGIHTVQLDVTDPTSCQVCVEQILHDHGRIDVLINCAGYGSFGPVEEVPIQEAKNQINVNVLGIARLSKLVIPSMRKHQFGKIINLASIAGKVPMHFGDWYNVSKYAVEALSSDMRIELSPFGIQVIIIEPGIIKTPWGKIAANHLIKTVKGDVYEKPGMKMAHTLEHMYRPDGNATAPIKIARVICDATVTKKPKARYLVGRYAKLIVFLHAILPTSWFDHIMQRV, from the coding sequence TTGGTTATATTAATCACCGGTGCCAGCAGTGGCATGGGAAAACAAGTGGCAATTTTATTGGCAAAAGCTGGTAATACCGTCTATGGTGGCGCACGTCATCTAGATAAGATGAAAGACCTTGAAAAATTAGGAATTCATACCGTTCAACTGGACGTAACTGATCCAACATCATGTCAGGTTTGTGTTGAACAAATTTTGCATGATCACGGTCGAATTGACGTCTTAATCAATTGTGCCGGTTATGGATCATTCGGTCCCGTTGAAGAAGTTCCGATCCAAGAAGCTAAAAATCAGATTAACGTTAACGTCTTGGGGATTGCTCGATTATCAAAGCTAGTGATCCCGTCAATGCGTAAGCATCAGTTTGGTAAAATCATTAATCTAGCCTCAATTGCTGGTAAGGTCCCAATGCATTTTGGTGACTGGTACAACGTTTCTAAGTATGCCGTGGAAGCCTTAAGTAGTGATATGCGAATTGAATTATCTCCGTTTGGCATTCAGGTCATAATTATTGAGCCTGGCATCATTAAAACACCATGGGGTAAAATTGCGGCTAATCATTTAATCAAAACCGTTAAGGGTGACGTTTACGAAAAGCCGGGTATGAAAATGGCTCACACGTTAGAGCACATGTACCGACCAGACGGCAACGCTACAGCACCGATTAAGATTGCGAGGGTGATTTGCGATGCTACCGTAACTAAAAAGCCTAAAGCCCGTTACTTAGTCGGTCGTTACGCTAAGCTGATCGTGTTTCTTCACGCAATTTTGCCAACCAGTTGGTTTGACCATATCATGCAAAGAGTCTAA